One Pseudomonadota bacterium genomic window, GATCCTGCGCGCAGCCAGGGTCACGTTGTTCTTCCCGGAGAGGGCGCGCGCCTCGGCGTCGTTTACGAATATCATGTCGACTCGCTCGATGACTTTCTGCAGTTCATCGCGCGTGGTGTCGATCCAGAGGTTCATGGTGTCCATGGCGGTGAGCCGGGGCCTTCGCATCTGATCCAGGACCTTGAGCTGCAGAGAGGGGTGGATGTTGGCCAGGAAGAGGTAGGGCCTTGCGCGGTGCTGCTCCGAGAGCTTGGGGTCGAACTCTGCGAACACGCCGAGCTCCGTCTTCCTCGTCTCGGCCTGATTTATGTCGTTGAGGTAATGCCCCGACCAGCGGAACGTCTTTCCGTTCTCGACCACCTCCAGCCCCGCGAGGTTGATCCCGCGCCCCTTGAGGAACTCCACGTGCTCGGCCTTGAAGTCGTCGCCGACCACGCCCACGAGGTGCACGTCGGTGAAGAAGCTGGCCGCGGCGGAGAAGTGGGTGGCCGCGCCGCCGAGTATGTCCTCCCGCCTGCCCACC contains:
- a CDS encoding sugar kinase, which produces MSILVVGSVAYDTLETPVGRREDILGGAATHFSAAASFFTDVHLVGVVGDDFKAEHVEFLKGRGINLAGLEVVENGKTFRWSGHYLNDINQAETRKTELGVFAEFDPKLSEQHRARPYLFLANIHPSLQLKVLDQMRRPRLTAMDTMNLWIDTTRDELQKVIERVDMIFVNDAEARALSGKNNVTLAARRIMEWGPGTVVIKRGEYGALVYKGDMVFFAPALPLPEVRDPTGAGDTFAGGFMGYIARMGSTSDDDLKRAAVLGSVMASFQVEDFGLDRLRRLARPEIEERFLAFCRLAQFSTDRVFEGDAG